A single genomic interval of Hevea brasiliensis isolate MT/VB/25A 57/8 chromosome 4, ASM3005281v1, whole genome shotgun sequence harbors:
- the LOC110673283 gene encoding pentatricopeptide repeat-containing protein At1g50270, producing the protein MSASRELAILLNSYKSLNHLKQIHSFLITRGHSRDTFFFTKLLRSLTLNHGCHLLYASLLFHHMETTRIYLWNTIIGGFSVSPQPVMSLDFYTRMRRNGVDPDNHTFPLLLKSFLHLKNENPFPIYAHIVKFGLDLNNFVRNSLITVFANCGHTGFARQMFDESEHKDVVTWTAMIDGYARNGFPIEGLKCFKQMMLLGVKVDEVTVVSALSAAGMTNNVWFGRCVHGLYIQPVRVKWDVYVGSALVDMYSKCGYCDDARKVFDEMPVKNVVSWSAMIAGYVQCNRFKDALLLFQDMLMADCRPNQTTLTSVLTASAQLGALDQGRWVHEYIHRNSLEMNSIIATALVDMYAKCGCVGEAMLVFEKLPIKNIYSWTAMINGLAMHGDALSSLNLFCRMLSSGVQPNGVTFIGVLSACAHGCLVNEGCELFELMKHRYHVEPNIDHYGCMIDILGRAGYLEEARKLIEEMPMEPSPGVWGTLFGACMIHKAFDLGEYIGNLLIRLQPNHNGRYALLANMYSANYRWDDAAYVRKIMKGKGVEKRPGFSWIEVNGSIHEFVAFDGSHSVTTDLYEMLDNILVQLKVADYLPETMLYDGG; encoded by the coding sequence ATGTCTGCAAGCAGGGAGCTCGCCATATTACTAAATAGTTACAAAAGCTTAAACCATCTTAAGCAAATTCACTCATTCCTCATCACTCGTGGTCACTCACGGGACACCTTCTTCTTTACCAAACTTCTCCGTTCCCTCACTCTCAATCATGGCTGCCATCTCCTCTACGCTTCACTCCTCTTCCACCACATGGAAACAACCAGAATCTACCTATGGAATACCATTATCGGAGGCTTCTCTGTCAGCCCCCAACCTGTAATGTCTCTTGATTTCTATACGAGAATGCGCCGAAATGGCGTCGATCCGGATAACCACACATTTCCTTTGCTTCTCAAGTCGTTTTTACATTTGAAAAACGAAAACCCATTTCCGATTTACGCTCACATTGTCAAGTTCGGACTGGATTTAAACAATTTCGTGAGAAATTCTCTTATCACTGTTTTTGCTAACTGTGGACATACTGGTTTTGCACGCCAAATGTTTGATGAGAGTGAACACAAGGATGTTGTTACTTGGACTGCAATGATTGACGGATATGCTAGAAATGGTTTTCCCATCGAAGGATTAAAATGTTTCAAGCAGATGATGTTATTGGGTGTGAAGGTTGATGAGGTGACTGTTGTAAGTGCTCTTAGCGCAGCCGGGATGACTAATAATGTTTGGTTTGGTAGATGTGTTCATGGGCTTTATATACAACCGGTAAGAGTGAAATGGGATGTTTATGTTGGTAGTGCTCTTGTGGATATGTACTCAAAATGTGGTTATTGCGATGACGCTCGTAAAGTTTTTGATGAAATGCCTGTAAAAAATGTTGTTTCTTGGAGTGCGATGATAGCCGGTTATGTCCAATGTAATAGGTTCAAAGATGCGCTACTTCTCTTTCAAGACATGCTAATGGCTGATTGCAGACCTAACCAAACTACTTTAACTAGTGTTCTTACCGCTTCTGCCCAACTGGGCGCATTGGATCAAGGTAGGTGGGTGCATGAGTATATACATAGGAATTCGTTAGAGATGAACTCAATTATTGCGACAGCCTTAGTAGATATGTATGCGAAGTGCGGCTGTGTTGGTGAGGCAATGCTAGTTTTCGAGAAATTGCCTATAAAGAATATCTACTCTTGGACAGCCATGATTAATGGTTTGGCAATGCATGGGGATGCCTTGAGCTCCTTGAATCTCTTCTGCCGTATGTTAAGTAGTGGTGTTCAACCAAACGGAGTTACCTTCATCGGTGTTCTCAGTGCCTGTGCTCATGGTTGTCTTGTAAACGAGGGATGTGAATTGTTTGAGCTGATGAAGCACAGATATCATGTGGAGCCAAACATTGATCACTATGGTTGCATGATTGATATACTAGGTCGGGCAGGGTACTTGGAGGAAGCAAGAAAGTTGATAGAAGAGATGCCAATGGAGCCTTCTCCTGGTGTATGGGGAACTCTATTTGGTGCCTGTATGATTCACAAGGCCTTTGACCTAGGGGAATACATAGGTAACCTTCTAATCAGGCTTCAGCCAAATCATAATGGTCGGTATGCACTTTTGGCAAACATGTACTCAGCAAATTATAGATGGGATGATGCTGCATATGTGAGGAAGATTATGAAAGGGAAAGGCGTTGAGAAGAGACCAGGATTTAGCTGGATAGAAGTGAACGGTTCAATTCATGAATTCGTTGCCTTTGATGGATCTCATTCTGTGACCACTGATTTGTATGAGATGTTAGACAATATCTTGGTTCAGTTGAAGGTCGCTGATTATCTTCCAGAGACCATGCTATATGATGGGGGTTAA